From Elusimicrobiota bacterium, one genomic window encodes:
- the rpsU gene encoding 30S ribosomal protein S21 produces MVFVKLREGEAVEEALRRFKRECERNGILREIKRREHYVSPSVKRKLKAAEARRKMRRARRRRPSV; encoded by the coding sequence ATGGTTTTCGTCAAACTGCGTGAGGGTGAGGCCGTCGAGGAAGCCCTTAGGCGTTTCAAACGCGAATGCGAGCGCAACGGCATCCTGCGGGAGATCAAGAGGCGCGAGCACTACGTCTCCCCCAGCGTCAAGCGCAAGCTCAAGGCCGCTGAAGCGCGCCGCAAGATGCGTCGGGCCAGGCGCCGGCGTCCCAGCGTCTGA
- a CDS encoding histidine triad nucleotide-binding protein → MADCIFCKIIARQIPSQLVYEDDQAVAFKDLAPQAPTHVLIVPRKHVAGLSACADSDQALLGHLQRVAAAVAEKAGVASGYRLVTNNGRSAGQSVDHLHYHLLGGRSMQWPPG, encoded by the coding sequence ATGGCAGACTGCATCTTCTGTAAGATAATCGCGCGGCAGATACCCTCTCAACTCGTATACGAAGACGATCAGGCCGTCGCCTTCAAGGACCTCGCCCCGCAAGCGCCCACTCATGTCCTCATCGTGCCCAGAAAGCACGTCGCGGGCTTGAGCGCCTGCGCAGACTCCGACCAGGCCCTGCTGGGGCATCTGCAGCGCGTGGCCGCGGCCGTGGCCGAGAAGGCCGGCGTCGCCTCGGGCTACCGTCTCGTGACCAACAACGGGCGCAGCGCCGGGCAGTCCGTGGACCATTTGCACTATCATCTGCTGGGCGGCCGCTCCATGCAGTGGCCCCCCGGATGA
- a CDS encoding CHC2 zinc finger domain-containing protein — MESIRSRVDIVELVKDYVPQLARAGRSFKARCPFHQERTPSFIVTPERQTFHCFGCGAGGDVFAFLMKMESLSFTEAAEKLAGRAGVKIVKSEEALGPAEQERLKIREL; from the coding sequence TTGGAAAGCATCCGCTCCCGCGTAGACATCGTCGAGCTGGTCAAGGACTACGTCCCGCAGTTGGCGCGTGCGGGGCGCAGCTTCAAGGCCCGCTGCCCGTTCCATCAGGAGCGCACCCCCTCGTTCATCGTCACGCCCGAACGGCAGACCTTCCACTGTTTCGGCTGCGGCGCCGGCGGCGACGTATTCGCCTTCCTGATGAAGATGGAGTCCCTGAGCTTCACCGAGGCGGCGGAGAAGCTCGCGGGGCGCGCCGGCGTGAAGATCGTCAAGAGCGAGGAGGCCCTGGGCCCGGCCGAGCAGGAGCGCCTGAAGATCAGGGAGCTC